The genomic DNA CATCAACGTAAAATAAAAGTCCGACTAACTATCTAAACCGCatcttaaccactacacatgaAACGCGTGTATCTTACTGCACAAAACAACACATCATTCTTTTGTCATACGGTCCCCTCCTTATTCCCCCTCATCTTTAATTCTTATTATAAATAACTCACTAGCTCTCCACACAACATTTTAACAAACCCAACATGGCCACCAAATGTACAATCCCAATAATCGATTTTCTCGATTTACCCAACCAAATGTCCAACCTGATTGCAGCTAGTGAAGAGTGGGGTTGTTTCCGGCTAATCAACTGCCACAACATACTTCCGGTGACTCTGATGTCAGATATGAAGGTTTTGGTTCGATCTCTGCTTGATCTACCGGTCGAGATCAAGCACCGGAACCTCGGTGTTATCGTCGATAGTGGGTATATGGCTCCATCGTCCAAGAATCCCTTGTATGAGTCTCTTGGGTTGTACAACACAGTGTGTTGTGCTGATGTCGATAAGTTTTGTTCTCAGTTGGATGCTTCGCCCCATCAAAGGCAAGTTTATTTTACTGATTTTAGTTAACGGTGTTTGTTTTTCCTGTAGTAACGTGTGGATATAGAAAATGTTAGCTGTTGGACTGATTTGGATGCTAACCCGATACCCGATGAACCCGGTTGTGATATGGATCGGTTATCGGATACAATAACACATAGAAAGCTCAAGTCTAACtcatttatttttaaatttttgaaaatttaaaaattttcttttacaaatgAATAGATATAACAATAAGAAAATATAAACTTTCTTTAAAACATGAGGATATATCTGACAAAAAAATGCGAATGGGTTTTTTTCTCGCCTTTTTTAAATAACCTGGCTAGAGCTCTACTAAAATTTTTAAACAAGGAAAGCTCGATTCCTTTATATTCGTGCCAATTATGAGCGGTCTTTTCAAGGTCTATTTTCAATTATGTTTCGAGCCACGAACTATTTACAACCTTCATGGTGTTAGATTTGTGTTTGTATTAAAGCATCCACAATAACACCACCTGTAGTGGTCCTTTGTTTGGACGTTGACGGGCAAAACAAATCCCCCACATGGCAACATCGCCCCCCAGGGGTTTTTTAGCAAAATTTTGGTTGGGCGTTTTCATGAAAACGCCGGAtgaaattatttgttttattgaATGGCCAATAACAATCATCCAACTCATCCATcataatattatttgttttgtcttaaataaatataataattgaGTAATCATTGTGGGGGTTTTTTAACTTCAAGCCTCATAATGCCCATTTGCGAACTAGGACGCCGCATGTCAGATAATGCCCAAGAGAGGCCCTTGAACTTCAAGCCACAATACACATGGTCTAAGTGGCTTAAAAACACCTAAAACGTGCCTAGTCATTGccacatcaaaaaaaaaaaaaacacctatTCCTCAAAAATATCAAAAACCCACCCAATAAAAAAAGCAAAAACATTGTCACATCATCACCAACTTTTACATTCATTTTTACTTATATACTTTTTTATTTGCTTtagtaataataaaatattacaaaaataaaaagttacagTTTATAAAGTTGAAGATTTTTAAGTAAAGTTATATGTTATATATATGATGAATGGTTTTTAAGAAGTTTGTGATGGTTATGGGTGAAGGGTTGGGAGGCAGAGGTCTCGCGTTCAATCCCGGTTGGGACATGTTAGTTTAGCGTTTACTGGTAGCCCAATTGTTTGATGCGTGTGTATGCTATTCCACAAATCTGGGTTCGATCCTTGTTATCATCCTCTCTTCTCATGTTTTGGAAAAGAGTGAGTGTGTTATACGTccagatgcaggttcgactcctgCCTAAAGCAAGTTAATTTATTTTTCCGTTTGTTTTTGTTAGCCTTTTGACGGGTGTGAATATAGCTTCCCCCTTTTTTTTGAAACGTATAGCTTCCCTTTatgttaaaaaaatgttatatatGTATTTACAGAGACAATAGTTTTTTTAGATTTAAAGCTTACAtatataaataaaagttatataataataaaaaatagttttttttactTCCCAACCCACCCCATTCGCCCCACCACTTACACCATGGACCAACCGTAATTTTCGTGCTCTTGCAGAAAAAATGAAACCCAAGAAAAGGAAAGGGTAGAAGAAAAATTGAAACCCAAAAAATGGGtagaaaaaacaacaaaaactGTCACATGGGCTAAAAACACCCCTCCAAAAACATCATTGGGGGTGCTCTTGTTATCTCGGAATGAAATGAAAATATCAAGTATATAGACAGTAAAGATATGCAAGTAGACAGTGACCACAAATTCACATATCTAATAACTTTTTTCTATTTATATATAGATAGTAAAGATATGTAAGGTAGATAGTGACCATATATTCACATGTCTAATAACTATTTTTGTTTTGAGTTAATTACGTTTTATGtctctgtggtttgtcaaaaatcactatttcactCCATCAATTTAAAAATTGCCAACACAGACCTTGTGGTTTCACTAACATAACTATTACAGTCCACCCACACTAACGCAATCTAATTATTCAGTTAGTTTATTTGAAATGATCATAATATCCGTGTTATTAAAATTAGATTTAAAATAACGCCATAGAGTGTAAAAACAGAGATATGTATGTAAAGGAGATAGTGACCGTATATTGATTCACATGTCTAAtaacttttttgtcttttttgttttttataacaGGGAGACCATCATGAAATATGTTGAAGCCGTACATGAGCTTTCTATGAGGATTGGAAAGACACTAGCTGAAAGTCTAGGGGTAAAAAGCGCAAATATGGGAATAGAGAAGTGGCCATGCCAATTCAGGATAAACAAATATCATTTCACCCCTGAAAGTGTTGGATCCCCTGGTGTCCAAATACACACTGACTCTGGTTTCTTAACCATCCTTCAAGACGACGAAGGCGTTGGCGGTCTAGAAGTCATGAACAAGTCCGGCGAGTTCATCCCCGTCGAACCATGGCCAGACACCCTTCTTGTTAACCTCGGTGACACGGCAAAAGTTTGTCTTCAAACAAcctgtttttatatttatttatttttttcaattaTTTTAGTTTGACCAGTTTGGAGATAATGATCATGTTTGAAGGTGTGGAGCAATGGAAGGTTTTGCAATGTGAAGCACAGGGTGCAATGCAAGGAAGCTAAGATACGAGTGTCGATTGCATCGTTTCTTTTGTTCCCAAGTGAGACGGTACTGGAACCTCCACTAGAACTAGTGGACGATGATCATCCCCGTCGGTATGTTCCTTTTATGTATCAAGATTACAGGAAGCTGAGGCTCTCGACAAAGTTGGAGGCGGGTGAAGCTCTTGCTCTTCTGCATACACCCATCTCTCACAAGTGATAAACCATTATTGATTTACTTTCTATTGTCATGTTAAATAATTTGTGTTTGACTGTATGGTAAACACAAAATTTGAGGTTTGTTGATTcataattttatataaaaatgcTTTAATCAAATTATGTTAACGTGATAATCTAAAATAAATTACCTGGTTGATATACACTCACGTAAAAATCAGTAGTTTAATTTAGATTTAGAATAAATTTATTGCAAGTAAAGTATCATAGTGTGTAGGTGTTCAGAATTCGATTCGaatttaaaaaattcaaaatttggcTCGATTCAAATTCGATTATCAAGGTTCGAATTCGAGTTGATTTGTATTTGAGTCCAGGGGCAAAACCAGAGGGGGGTCAGGAGGACCCCCTAATTTGAACCAGTATAGAATATAAGCTTATGATGACCCCCTAATTAAATCGTTCTGGTTCCGCCACTATTTGAGTCTAGTAATCAAATTCGAATCGAATGAGTTTCaattcgatttgaaattcgaattcaatttatatataattttttaatatatatatatatatacatatatatatacatatatatatacatatatatggattgggtaaaatgaaaaccaccATGAGATGAGAGAACCGAAGGAACAATTATCAACCCTTGATCATTCATGTTTGAGTGGCTGAGATTAAACTGCATAAAGTAAAACTTTGTTTTTGTGAAAATTATTTTTGATTATGAAAAGGGttgttttttcattttatatGAACTTTTTGTTAATTAGGTTTATATGTGCCATGTCAATCAAATCAAAACAAAGAGttaaatgctcggatagtccctgtggtttggacttttttcacctttagtccctaactttctaaaattacccatatagtccccaacttttcaattttcgttcccggatagtccctgccGCGAATgagggttagtttttggtgttagaTTGGTggaaaatgactaaaatacccttactaataaaatatgttattaattgtatattttattaattatataataataaaataaagtgAGCCCCACCCCCAACCCTCTCCCCTTTTTCTTCTCTGTTTCTCCCTTTTCTCTCTTTCATCTCCTCTGtgcctccaccaccaccaccaccaagccaccaccatcaccaccgtcaTCATCAGCATCAATGGCCATCATACACTCACGAGTCTAAGCTCGCCCGTTTCCTTGTGTCATACATACACTCGCGAGTCTTCACTCCCGCTACGGTTCACCTCCGTCATAACCACCACCCACCGGAGAATCCTCCACCAGCCACATTTTCGAGCTCAAAAATCATCCAGTGCTATTCAAGAGGAAGCTGTGGCAGCTTACTCGTATCCGTACACCGTAAATGTTGCCAATTTTGTCTCTGTGAGGCTCTCAGGCGAAAATAAATGCTTTGCCTCATAGAAGGTCATGACATGCTTGGTTTCATCAAGGAAGCAAAAAACATCAGTGGTGGCGGAGGTCCGACGCCCTAACCCAGGGGTGGATATTAGGGTCTCTAAGTGAAGATGTGCTCATAACTTAAAAACTGCCAAAGATATTTGGCTACATTTAGGAAAAATTTATGGTTCTTCTTTGCCATCACAATCTGGATCAATTCCggagttgaaaaaaaaaactgccTGGATATTGGATATGACGCATTGGAACTTTATGCCTGTACTTCTGGTTCGTAGTGTGTCGCAACAAATCGATCTGAAAGGGGATTCATTGACGCTAGCCGTGGAACGCAGTTTCAACGGCAGGTTATTGGTGTTAGAAAGGGTTGTTTCCCCGGAGTTGGGTGGTCGGCCGAAGTTATAGCGGTGGGGGTTTGGGGTGCTCGAAACAACCGGTGGGTGTGGGTTTGTCGGGAAGACAGAAGGAAGGGGGATAGGGGTGGGGTGGGGGATAGGGGTTGGggttgttttatttatttatttataaagtaGTGGGTCCCACATAAAAATAAATCTATTAAATAGattaagttattttgtttttttagtaagggtatttttgtcatttcacatcattttaacagagaaaacaaactgaaatTAGACCCAAGGACTacccgggaacaaaaaatgaaaacttggggactattcaggtaattttagaaagttggggactataggtgaaaaaaggcgaaaccagagggactatccggacatttttctccaaaacaaaaaataaaaaataaaaacattacatTAAAAATATAACATAGAAAATTACATTTGTAAAAACAATAATATTTTGAACAAAACATATATTTACATTAATACAACTAGTTTGTTGTCCATCAAATCAAAACAAGAAAAAACATTAAATCAACTAGTTCGTTTTCCCCTTGATCTTTTTCGTCATAAATCCTTAAAACACATATTTACATTGATGTAAGAATCACCAAACTTGTGCGAAAAAATAAACTCaactttttcttcttttgttgtgTGTTATCCTCGtctttaatcataaagcccaaCACCCCacgaaatcaaaagaaaagacaTAAAGGTAACGAAAATTCAGGCGGGAGTTTGTACAAGAACATAATCCGATTTACGCCCGGGTGTCGATTGACAATGTTTTTTTTAGATGTCGAATGTAAGGTCCCACGTAAATGTTTTTTTACGTGTGGTGTAGAGTGTCAAAAGTTTTTTTACACTCGGTGTCGAATGTAACATGttttttacgtaaaagttttttTCACACTTGTATTCGTGTAAAAGTTGTCGAATGTAAAATGttttttacgtaaaagttttttCACATTTGTATTCGTGTTATTGTGTAAACGTTGACGTATTTTTTTACGTAGAACTTTTACACGCTTGTATTCGTGTAAAAGTTGACGTAAAATTTTTTACGTCCAACTTTTACACGCTTGCATATATTCATATGTAAAGGTTTTTTAATATGTGATTTGGAATGTCAATTTTTTGTTTATGTGCAGTTTCAAATGCCAAAATTTTTGTTTACGTACTTTTTTTACTGTATGTATAAAAACATTTTCTTACATTTAACGTTTTTTTAACTGTCGAATTTAAAGTCACACgtaaaaggtttttttttaacatgtgaGTTCAAATGTCAAAATTTTTGTTTATGTGCGATTTCGAATGTCAAAATTTTTGTTTACGTACTTTTTTTATCGTATGTAAACAAAAAATTTACATTCGAAACTACGCATAAACAAAAGTTTTGACATTCGAAATCACATATAAAAAACCTTTACGTGTGACATCATGCGAAAGTTTTTTTTTACATTCGACAAcgtacgtaaaacgaaaaatttacAAACGTGAATTTATAAACGTATGT from Helianthus annuus cultivar XRQ/B chromosome 7, HanXRQr2.0-SUNRISE, whole genome shotgun sequence includes the following:
- the LOC110886755 gene encoding 2-oxoglutarate-dependent dioxygenase DAO: MATKCTIPIIDFLDLPNQMSNLIAASEEWGCFRLINCHNILPVTLMSDMKVLVRSLLDLPVEIKHRNLGVIVDSGYMAPSSKNPLYESLGLYNTVCCADVDKFCSQLDASPHQRETIMKYVEAVHELSMRIGKTLAESLGVKSANMGIEKWPCQFRINKYHFTPESVGSPGVQIHTDSGFLTILQDDEGVGGLEVMNKSGEFIPVEPWPDTLLVNLGDTAKVWSNGRFCNVKHRVQCKEAKIRVSIASFLLFPSETVLEPPLELVDDDHPRRYVPFMYQDYRKLRLSTKLEAGEALALLHTPISHK